One genomic segment of Nasonia vitripennis strain AsymCx chromosome PSR unlocalized genomic scaffold, Nvit_psr_1.1 chrPSR_random0004, whole genome shotgun sequence includes these proteins:
- the LOC116417969 gene encoding uncharacterized protein F54H12.2-like, giving the protein MAFLHSHSTECMSSELDLFTLPATQTSIESSSFMHYKPVSSLSDDVDAPLEFVVPAGSEHYFDLAHTMLHVQAKIVPADEATATTEDLKVGPINNFMHSMFNQIDVFFNQKIVSPPNNAYPYRAYIETLLNYAPAAKDSHLTASLWYDDTSGGFDSPANAVSTATAPIIVNKGLENRKYFTQNRRYFDMIGHLHHDLFNQDKINKMLINGVEMRVRLVRSKDAFCLMDATADGKFKLSIKEATLIVRRVKISPGVLLAHAQALSKTTAKYPITRVEVKSFTLHSGILGDSIDNVIHGQLPKRIIWGFVENKAFNGNRALNPFNFQHFSINYISLYVDGVQIPSKPLQPRFTGLDKLYIDAFQTLYTGTGVHFLNEGFGINRYNYYKGNFLTAFDLTPDLSAHCATHWNLVRSGSIRIEVRFETALLTAINCIVYAEYDNVLEIDSNRQIITDFSA; this is encoded by the coding sequence atggcatttttacaTTCTCACTCGACGGAATGCATGTCCAGCGAGCTGGATCTTTTCACGCTACCAGCCACTCAAACGTCAATTGAAAGCAGCAGCTTTATGCATTATAAGCCTGTGTCGTCTCTTAGCGACGATGTCGACGCACCATTGGAATTCGTCGTGCCGGCAGGTAGCGAACATTACTTTGATCTGGCTCACACCATGCTTCATGTTCAAGCTAAAATCGTACCCGCTGACGAGGCTACGGCAACGACCGAAGACCTTAAAGTCGGACCGATCAACAATTTCATGCATTCAATGTTCAATCAGATtgacgtttttttcaatcagaaAATTGTTTCGCCGCCTAATAACGCCTATCCTTACAGAGCGTACATCGAGACGCTTCTCAACTACGCTCCGGCTGCTAAAGACTCACATCTTACAGCGAGTCTGTGGTACGACGACACGAGCGGTGGTTTCGATTCACCAGCTAATGCGGTGAGCACTGCCACAGCACCTATTATCGTGAACAAAGGGCTGGAAAATcgcaaatattttacacagaATCGACGATACTTTGACATGATTGGACATTTGCATCACGACCTCTTTAATcaggataaaataaataaaatgctgaTTAATGGCGTAGAAATGCGCGTACGTCTAGTGAGGAGTAAGGATGCTTTTTGTCTGATGGACGCGACAGCCGatggaaaattcaaactcAGCATCAAAGAAGCTACACTCATAGTTCGCAGAGTAAAAATCAGTCCTGGAGTTTTACTGGCTCATGCGCAAGCGTTATCGAAAACCACGGCTAAATATCCCATAACGAGAGTCGAAGTTAAGTCGTTTACTCTTCACTCGGGAATATTGGGCGATTCGATCGACAACGTTATACACGGTCAGCTGCCGAAGAGAATAATCTGGGGTTTTGTGGAGAACAAAGCATTCAACGGAAACCGCGCGTTAAAcccttttaattttcaacacttctctataaattatatttctctCTACGTCGACGGTGTACAAATTCCAAGCAAACCTTTGCAGCCACGTTTCACGGGTCTCGACAAACTCTACATTGACgcttttcaaactctttaCACGGGCACAGGCGTGCATTTTCTCAACGAAGGTTTTGGCATCAATCGCTACAACTATTACAAAGGCAATTTTTTGACGGCCTTCGATCTCACTCCTGATTTATCGGCACACTGTGCCACACATTGGAATCTCGTGCGCTCGGGTAGCATACGCATAGAGGTGAGATTTGAGACGGCTCTCCTCACTGCTATCAACTGTATCGTTTACGCAGAGTACGACAACGTTCTGGAAATCGACTCTAACCGCCAAATCATAACGGATTTTAGCGCTTGA
- the LOC116417970 gene encoding uncharacterized protein LOC116417970: MEAGDESEVEDSDHGDDRPGVYEQAVYRAGAPAPLRASEPTMEAAMVLLSFRYEPAPEFGPTRAEVFENFATREETADEVAAINPYLRFDQHSSFDRRINEIDDDNISSSSEEEGPSSPAVSSDSSTVMLSPTLSMLQEVGFYDAGHPIFEESTASGISQVGGGGGGGGGGDDGDTSSEEAPSPNNTIISGGSAAAAASDSDQEEAQMPVGAGGSRRKNLTVDSVSQRSIIQISNRDNLCLPRALVVGEAKIALQANDTPVMRAEWNVIRDSRRQLQHERAVKLCQDAGVLVPREGCGVRELRQFQHYFTARGTAFIAYERDTLGSGEAPFFDGRSDTCTTIIFLLYSELHYDVIVNIFGAARAKFFCTFCNRGYSNIEDHKCRQLCSRCFVSPPCSENEALQKCASCNRNFFGDVCFRNHLAEGSYKTKNKRLCDVLQICGTCCKSVNRQRGKHECGKNWCRHCKSTHGYNQQCFIQPIKNDASAKKYLYVFYDLETMQEASYRGDESIKMHVPNVCVAQQVCTDCISSTDDISVAEWCPSCGVREHIFTEDPVGQLLELVVRDKTDFENIICIAHNARGYDAQFVLRRLVERKINCAPSIILNGQKILCIRYGRTKFIDSLSYFQMKLAALPATFGLGETTKKGCFPHLFNTSANAEYRGAIPDAHYYSPDTMSTSEREQFLRWHSEMRAANAVFDFRKEIVDYCRMDVSILRRACVAFRKIFLEVGDTDPFVVATTIASACSHLYRKKFLKPESIGIVPRGGYSRADKHSQKAVEWLLQCEREIGREIVHAGRAREYRLREGFLVDGFLPSANPAEKPIVFEFQGCYTHGCPECFKNIRNKSNAWGRTFDALLESTRAKIAQIQQLGYETREIWECEFDRVKRENPEIAKYVSEHPLISKITLNPRDAFFGGRTENFVAVYDAKPGERILYTDICSLYPYICKRGRFPLGHPKVYVGEESDELTGGNLNNFSAIDGLVKCKVLPPRKLYQPLLPLRMHGKLLFALCRTCCEEMRQSDCCHPDASQREFSGTWVADELRKAIELGYTITEIFVIWQYSMTEFDPLTGEGGLFAGYIDTFLQLKQEASGFPAWCVDAESRARYIREYRENEGISLELEKVAKNPGLRTVAKLCLNSFWGKFGQRDNLKQTVIVKEREELLKLLTAEDKEVLSLLLVNEEVMYASWQYIDDAVESTPYTNVVIAAYTTTLARLKLYSYLEKLGKRMLYCDTDSCIFVCNDQNAQEYRPPLGSLLGDMTDELDEGTFITSFLSGGPKFYGFRTVNSRTGEVSEKCKVKGISLNFSNSLRINYPGIKSMIENYFESDEENECINLKFNSIKRLPDHTVVTREEVKSCSIVLKKRSF, from the exons ATGGAGGCTGGCGATGAAAGCGAGGTCGAGGATAGCGATCACGGTGATGATCGGCCCGGCGTCTACGAGCAGGCTGTCTACAGAGCAGGCGCTCCAGCACCGTTGAGAGCTAGCGAGCCAACGATGGAAGCTGCGATGGTTCTGCTCTCGTTCCGCTACGAGCCTGCTCCCGAGTTTGGTCCTACGAGGGCCGAGGTTTTCGAGAACTTTGCGACTCGGGAAGAGACAGCTGACGAAGTTGCGGCGATTAATCCCTATCTTCGCTTCGATCAGCACAGCTCGTTCGACCGTCGCATCAACGAAA TCGACGACGAtaacatcagcagcagcagtgaggAAGAGGGTCCATCATCGCCGGCAGTATCATCGGACTCTTCAACAGTGATGCTGAGTCCAACATTATCGATGCTGCAGGAGGTTGGGTTCTACGATGCGGGTCACCCGATCTTCGAGGAGAGCACGGCTAGCGGCATATCGCAGGtaggcggtggcggcggcggcggcggcggcggcgacgatgGCGATACCTCAAGCGAAGAGGCACCGTCGCCgaataatactataataagCGGTggttctgcagcagcagcagcttctgaTTCGGATCAGGAGGAAGCTC AGATGCCTGTAGGTGCAGGTGGCTCTCGACGGAAAAACTTGACCGTCGACAGCGTTTCTCAACGCTCTATCATCCAGATCAGCAATCGCGACAATCTCTGTCTGCCGAGAGCGCTCGTCGTAGGCGAGGCGAAAATCGCGCTCCAGGCGAACGATACCCCGGTGATGCGAGCCGAGTGGAACGTCATCCGCGACAGTCGTAGGCAGCTACAACATGAACGAGCTGTAAAATTGTGCCAGGATGCCGGTGTTCTTGTACCTCGCGAAGGTTGCGGTGTACGAGAGCTTCGTCAATTCCAGCATTATTTTACCGCTCGTGGTACAGCTTTCATTGCTTACGAGAGAGACACGCTGGGCAGCGGTGAAGCACCATTTTTTGACGGACGTAGCGATACCTGCACAACCATAATATTTTTGCTCTACTCCGAGCTTCATTACGACGTGATCGTCAATATTTTTGGAGCTGCGAGGGCAAAATTTTTCTGTACTTTTTGCAATCGCGGCTACAGTAATATCGAGGATCACAAGTGTAGGCAGCTGTGTTCGCGCTGTTTCGTCTCGCCACCCTGTAGCGAGAACGAAGCTTTGCAAAAATGCGCATCGTGTAATCGCAATTTTTTCGGCGATGTATGTTTTCGCAACCATTTGGCTGAGGGATCGTACAAAACGAAGAACAAGCGGTTGTGCGATGTGCTGCAGATTTGCGGTACCTGCTGCAAAAGCGTGAACCGGCAGCGCGGTAAGCACGAGTGCGGCAAAAATTGGTGTCGACATTGCAAGTCGACACACGGTTATAATCAGCAGTGTTTTATACAGCCGATAAAAAATGATGCTTCAGCGAAAAAGtatctttatgttttctaCGATCTGGAAACGATGCAAGAAGCATCGTATCGAGGCGATGAAAGCATAAAGATGCACGTCCCGAATGTCTGCGTTGCACAGCAAGTCTGCACGGATTGCATAAGTTCTACtgacgacatttcagtagcagAATGGTGTCCCTCATGCGGTGTGCGCGAACATATATTTACCGAAGATCCCGTTGGTCAGCTGCTAGAGCTTGTAGTACGCGACAAAAcggactttgaaaatataatatgcatCGCGCACAACGCACGAGGGTACGATGCACAATTCGTTTTACGGCGGCTTGtcgaacgtaaaataaatTGCGCGCCAAGCATCATACTGAATGGTCAGAAAATACTGTGCATCCGGTATGGTCGCACAAAGTTCATCGATAGTCTCAGCTATTTTCAAATGAAGTTGGCCGCCTTGCCTGCTACATTCGGTTTAGGTGAGACTACGAAAAAAGGCTGTTTTCCACACCTTTTCAACACGTCGGCTAACGCTGAATATCGTGGCGCCATACCAGATGCGCACTATTATTCGCCCGACACTATGtcgacgagcgagcgcgagcagTTCTTGCGGTGGCACAGTGAGATGCGTGCAGCGAACGCAGTGTTTGATTTCCGCAAGGAAATCGTCGACTACTGTCGCATGGATGTGTCGATTCTGCGTCGCGCGTGTGTGGCtttcagaaaaatttttcTCGAGGTCGGAGACACGGACCCGTTTGTAGTGGCTACTACAATCGCGTCCGCGTGCTCTCATCtctatagaaaaaaattcttaaagCCAGAGAGTATCGGAATAGTCCCCAGGGGCGGGTATAGCCGCGCCGACAAGCACTCGCAAAAAGCCGTCGAGTGGCTGCTAcagtgcgagcgagagatcgGTCGCGAAATCGTGCATGCAGGCAGAGCGCGCGAATATCGGCTTCGCGAGGGATTTTTGGTCGATGGATTCTTACCATCTGCCAATCCAGCCGAAAAACCCattgtttttgaatttcaGGGCTGCTATACGCATGGCTGCCCTGAGTGTTTCAAAAACATTCGCAACAAGTCGAATGCCTGGGGTCGTACTTTCGACGCGTTGCTCGAGAGTACACGCgctaaaatcgcgcagatccAACAGCTCGGTTACGAGACGCGCGAAATTTGGGAATGCGAGTTTGACAGAGTCAAGCGTGAAAACCCCGAAATCGCCAAGTACGTGTCGGAGCATCCGCTCATCAGCAAAATAACGCTTAATCCTCGTGACGCGTTCTTCGGCGGACGGACCGAAAATTTCGTCGCAGTTTACGATGCTAAGCCAGGCGAGCGTATTctgtatacagatatatgctcGCTGTATCCTTACATTTGTAAACGAGGCAGATTTCCGCTCGGTCATCCGAAGGTTTACGTCGGCGAGGAGTCTGATGAGCTGACGGGTGGCAATCTCAACAATTTTTCGGCCATAGATGGGCTGGTAAAATGTAAGGTTTTACCGCCGAGAAAATTGTATCAGCCTCTTTTGCCGCTAAGAATGCACGGCAAACTTCTCTTCGCACTGTGTCGTACATGCTGCGAAGAGATGCGGCAGAGCGATTGTTGTCACCCGGATGCGAGCCAGCGCGAGTTCAGCGGAACCTGGGTGGCGGATGAGCTGCGAAAAGCCATCGAACTCGGCTACACTATAACTGAAATATTTGTCATATGGCAGTATAGTATGACCGAGTTCGATCCGCTCACAGGTGAAGGTGGACTTTTCGCCGGCTACATCGACACTTTCTTGCAATTAAAGCAGGAAGCATCGGGATTTCCAGCTTGGTGCGTCGACGCTGAATCGAGAGCGCGTTACATTCGCGAGTATCGCGAGAATGAGGGGATTTCGCTCGAGCTGGAAAAAGTCGCGAAAAACCCTGGCCTGCGCACTGTTGCGAAGCTCTGTCTGAACTCTTTCTGGGGCAAGTTCGGACAGCGCGATAATTTAAAACAGACGGTGATCGTGAAGGAGCGCGAAGAGCTCCTTAAACTTCTAACGGCCGAAGATAAGGAGGTCTTGAGTCTCCTACTGGTCAACGAGGAAGTGATGTACGCGAGCTGGCAGTACATCGACGATGCTGTGGAGTCTACTCCATATACGAACGTAGTCATAGCAGCCTACACGACAACTCTGGCCCGCTTGAAACTATATTCGTATTTGGAGAAGCTCGGCAAGCGAATGCTGTACTGCGACACTGATTCGTGCATATTTGTGTGCAACGATCAAAACGCACAAGAATACAGGCCCCCGTTAGGCTCGTTGCTCGGCGATATGACCGACGAGCTCGACGAAGGCACGTTTATCACGAGCTTCCTCTCAGGCGGTCCGAAATTTTATGGCTTCAGAACCGTGAATTCGAGAACTGGCGAGGTATCCGAAAAATGTAAAGTCAAGGGTATATCGCTAAATTTCTCGAATTCTTTGAGAATAAATTATCCTGGCATTAAGAgtatgattgaaaattattttgagtCTGATGAAGAGAACGAATGCATTAATCTTAAGtttaattctattaaaagACTGCCAGACCACACTGTTGTCACGCGAGAAGAGGTCAAATCGTGTAGCATAGTTCTAAAAAAGCGTAG Tttttaa
- the LOC116417971 gene encoding uncharacterized protein LOC116417971 encodes MSNNVTKRRYKKFLQSGKFADVSQDTLRRAIIKKCRMGNIFLQKNTNDSTKAEDAGLNTKNSNCIVKCDEQEGESKCISFDNSYEAVDNTQDNSMDMVRCIHDESTQWEVRVDGDSSDTDNGECKADYSNKKLLKTSNFNDLLSNPKFLETITTSVDKSPGEIFLILLKLTLLHKLPLSCTSDLFRLVNCIFKESVLPETSYMLDKILNTKTNIEFFGICPNCEICVGKIETFKSSVECDICSFNIDLSKPSLENIFLIIDPSEDITNSINLHSRFYNYVVNERKYDGSIKDIYDGKLYREFVSNLQQNDRSSYITAILNTDGAPTFECSKYSIWPIYIQINEIPIAAILKSSIVCGMWFGKKKPPMNSFLQPLVNKLNELSINGIECNINNVPRHITLHVLIICVDSVARAPMQCHKQFNGKYGCSWCLHPGEWFEGSMRYPILVYYPKERRQEQTVRFMEIVTENEDVQDCYGVKGVSPLINLNSFDIVSSFVPDYMHCYLAGVGKQITECILQKLSIEVIVVDKILKSILVPQQLARFSRPLSDRNDWIAKEWENFILHYSIPLFKYLLEDEIVEYWTLLVDSLYILLKDCITMEELDNADRMLHEFNLKTEKLFTKKAMTFNVHQLLHISASVYNWGPLWSHSTFPFESANHHLLQTIHCANGVNLQIVRYLNYQKCLNILENRIYPHASPKVIQFCKDISQKRIHKSYKIQNVTYLGNTSSIWATMERQGRGLTDVTAPVAGASCLCKQTPCLYKQ; translated from the exons ATGAGTAATAACGTTACAAAAAGACGTTATAAAAAGTTTTTGCAAAGCGGGAAATTTGCTGACGTTTCGCAAGATACACTTAGAAGAGcaatcattaaaaaatgtagaatGGGAAATATT tttttgcaaaaaaataccAATGATTCAACAAAGGCTGAGGATGCTGGTTTGAATACTAAAAACAGTAATTGTATTGTAAAATGTGACGAACAGGAAGGAGAAAGTAAATGCATTAGTTTTGATAACAGTTATGAAGCAGTAGATAATACGCAGGACAATTCAATGGATATG GTTAGATGTATACACGATGAATCAACACAATGGGAAGTACGTGTAGATGGCGATTCAAGCGACACTGACAATGGTGAATGCAAAGCAGATTATTCAaacaaaaagttattaaaaactaGTAACTTTAATGATCTTCTAAGTAATCCAAAATTTTTAGAAACTATTACAACTTCAGTAGATAAAAGCCCAGGCGAAATATTCTTGATACTTTTAAAGTTAACATTATTACATAAACTTCCATTGAGTTGCACTAGTGATTTATTTCGCTTAGtaaattgtatatttaaagaaTCAGTATTACCAGAGACTTCTTATATGCTCGATAAAATTCTTAATACTAaaacaaatattgaattttttggcATTTGTCCAAATTGTGAAATATGTGTAGGAAAAATTGAGACATTCAAAAGCTCAGTGGAATGTGATATTTGCTCATTTAATATTGATTTGTCTAAGCCatctttagaaaatatttttttgataattgATCCATCAGAAGATATAACAAATTCTATTAATCTTCACAGTAGGTTTTATAATTATGTTGTAAATGAAAGAAAGTATGATGGATCGATCAAAGATATTTATGACGGGAAATTGTATCGAGAATTTGTTAGCAATTTACAACAAAATGATAGAAGCTCGTATATAACTGCAATTTTGAATACAGATGGAGCACCAACATTTGAATGTTCAAAATATTCCATTTGGCCAATATATATACAGATAAATGAAATACCTATAGCAGCCATACTTAAAAGTTCGATAGTATGCGGAATGTGGTTTGGTAAAAAGAAACCACCAATGAACAGTTTTTTGCAACCTTTAGTTAATAAACTAAACGAACTGTCCATTAACGGAATTGaatgtaatataaataatgtacCACGTCACATAACATTACATGTCTTAATTATATGCGTTGATTCTGTAGCTAGAGCTCCTATGCAATGTCACAAGCAATTTAATGGAAAGTATGGTTGCTCTTGGTGCTTACATCCAGGTGAATGGTTTGAAGGAAGCATGCGTTATCCAATTTTAGTTTATTATCCAAAAGAAAGAAGACAAGAACAAACTGTACGGTTTATGGAGATTGTAACTGAGAATGAAGATGTTCAAGATTGTTATGGTGTTAAAGGCGTATCACCTTTAATAAATCTGAACAGTTTTGATATCGTCAGCAGTTTTGTGCCTGACTATATGCATTGCTACTTAGCTGGTGTGGGAAAACAAATTACAGAATGCATTCTCCAAAAACTATCAATCGAAGTTATTGttgttgataaaattttaaaaagcatACTAGTTCCTCAACAATTAGCGCGTTTTAGTAGGCCACTTAGCGATAGGAATGATTGGATAGCTAAAGAGTGGGAAAACTTTATTTTACATTACAGTATtcctttatttaaatatttattagaaGACGAAATAGTTGAGTATTGGACATTATTAGTCGATAGTTTATACATCTTATTAAAAGATTGTATTACAATGGAGGAACTTGACAATGCTGATCGAATGCTTCATGAATTTAACCTCAAAACGGAAAAACTTTTTACTAAAAAAGCAATGACGTTTAATGTACATCAACTACTGCATATCTCAGCAAGTGTGTACAATTGGGGACCTCTTTGGTCTCACTCCACGTTTCCATTCGAATCTGCTAACCATCATTTACTTCAAACGATACACTGTGCCAATGGGGTCAATTTACAAATTGTtcgatatttaaattatcaaaaatgtttaaacattctaGAAAATCGTATATATCCGCATGCATCTCCAAAAGTTATtcaattttgtaaagatatttcacaaaaaagaatccacaaaagttataaaatacaaaatgtaaCATATTTAGGAAATACTAGTAGTATATGGGCCACTATGGAGAGACAGGGGCGTGGCCTAACTGACGTCACCGCTCCCGTGGCTGGCGCCagttgtttatgtaaacaaacACCATGTTTATATAAACAGTAG